A genomic region of Candidatus Marimicrobium litorale contains the following coding sequences:
- the fusA gene encoding elongation factor G, which produces MARKTPISRYRNIGICAHVDAGKTTTTERVLFYTGLSHKIGEVHDGAATMDWMEQEQERGITITSAATTCFWKGMNAQFEDHRINIIDTPGHVDFTIEVERSLRVLDGAVVVLCGSSGVQPQTETVWRQANKYEVPRMVFVNKMDRAGADFHMVVDQLKERLGANAVPLQMAIGAEEDFKGVVDLIKNKAIIWDEDDQGMSFEYRDVPAEMAAQVEEMREFMVEAAAEGSDELMEKYLDDGELSEDEIKQGIRARTLANEIIPVLGGSAFKNKGVQAMLDAVIEYMPSPTEVKAIEGTLLDKDETADTREADDEAPFAALAFKIATDPFVGTLTFFRVYSGKLTSGTGIFNSVTEKKERVGRMVQMHSNSREEIKEVLAGDIAAAVGLKDVTTGDTLCDSDRPIVLERMEFPEPVISVAVEPRSKADQEKMGVALGKLAQEDPSFRVKTDEETGQTIISGMGELHLDIIVDRMKREFSVEANIGKPQVAYREAIRNTAEIEGKFVRQSGGRGQYGHVWVRFEPADDETAEGLEFVNEIVGGSVPKEYIPAVQKGIEEQMKNGVVAGYPLLGLKATLYDGSFHDVDSNEMAFKVAGSLATRRLSEEGGAVLLEPVMAVEVVTPEVNMGDVVGDLNRRRGLIGGMDENPSGKVVTAEVPLGEMFGYATDLRSATQGRATYTMEFSKYAEAPANVAEEIISKNR; this is translated from the coding sequence GTGGCGCGTAAAACACCCATCAGTCGGTATCGCAATATTGGTATCTGTGCCCACGTTGATGCGGGCAAAACTACCACGACTGAACGCGTGCTCTTCTATACGGGTTTGTCCCACAAGATAGGTGAAGTGCATGATGGCGCTGCCACTATGGACTGGATGGAACAGGAGCAGGAGCGCGGGATAACCATTACCTCGGCCGCTACAACCTGTTTCTGGAAGGGTATGAATGCCCAGTTTGAAGATCACCGCATTAATATTATCGATACGCCAGGCCATGTGGACTTCACTATTGAAGTAGAGCGCTCCCTGCGGGTGCTCGATGGGGCAGTAGTCGTTCTTTGCGGCTCCTCCGGCGTCCAGCCCCAGACCGAAACGGTATGGCGGCAGGCTAATAAATACGAAGTTCCTCGCATGGTTTTCGTCAACAAGATGGATAGAGCGGGCGCTGACTTTCATATGGTCGTAGATCAATTGAAGGAGCGTCTTGGTGCCAATGCCGTACCTTTGCAAATGGCCATTGGCGCGGAAGAAGACTTCAAGGGTGTGGTCGACCTGATCAAGAACAAAGCTATTATCTGGGATGAAGACGATCAGGGCATGTCTTTTGAGTACCGGGATGTGCCCGCAGAGATGGCTGCCCAGGTTGAGGAGATGCGCGAATTCATGGTGGAGGCGGCGGCCGAGGGCTCCGATGAACTCATGGAGAAGTATCTTGATGACGGTGAGCTGAGCGAAGACGAGATCAAGCAAGGTATTCGTGCCCGCACTCTGGCTAATGAGATTATTCCGGTATTGGGTGGAAGCGCCTTTAAGAACAAGGGCGTACAGGCCATGCTGGATGCTGTTATAGAGTATATGCCGTCCCCTACCGAGGTTAAGGCCATTGAGGGTACGCTGCTCGACAAGGATGAGACTGCAGACACGCGTGAGGCGGATGACGAGGCTCCTTTTGCTGCCCTCGCATTTAAAATTGCTACTGATCCCTTCGTAGGCACCCTGACGTTCTTCCGTGTGTATTCGGGCAAACTGACGAGCGGCACTGGGATTTTCAACTCGGTAACAGAGAAAAAAGAACGCGTGGGACGTATGGTGCAGATGCACTCCAATAGCCGCGAAGAAATCAAGGAAGTACTGGCAGGTGATATCGCCGCAGCGGTTGGTTTGAAAGATGTTACGACCGGCGATACCCTTTGCGATTCTGACAGGCCCATTGTTCTAGAGCGTATGGAGTTCCCCGAGCCCGTGATTTCTGTGGCGGTGGAGCCCAGGTCCAAGGCGGATCAAGAAAAAATGGGCGTTGCGCTTGGAAAACTGGCGCAGGAAGACCCCTCCTTTCGGGTCAAGACCGATGAGGAAACGGGACAGACAATCATTTCCGGTATGGGCGAATTGCACCTGGATATCATTGTCGATCGAATGAAACGAGAATTTAGCGTCGAAGCCAATATCGGCAAGCCGCAGGTGGCTTACAGGGAAGCAATCCGCAACACCGCAGAGATTGAAGGAAAGTTCGTGCGTCAATCGGGTGGTCGCGGACAGTATGGTCACGTCTGGGTGCGTTTTGAGCCAGCAGACGATGAAACTGCCGAGGGCCTTGAGTTCGTCAACGAAATTGTTGGCGGTTCAGTGCCCAAGGAGTATATTCCCGCTGTCCAGAAGGGTATCGAGGAGCAGATGAAGAACGGCGTTGTCGCCGGCTACCCGCTGCTTGGCTTGAAAGCGACTCTCTATGACGGCTCATTTCACGATGTTGACTCTAATGAAATGGCTTTCAAGGTGGCTGGTAGCCTGGCGACCAGGCGGCTTTCGGAAGAAGGCGGCGCGGTGTTGCTTGAGCCGGTCATGGCGGTTGAAGTGGTCACGCCTGAAGTGAATATGGGTGATGTGGTTGGGGATCTGAACCGTCGTCGTGGCTTGATTGGTGGTATGGATGAAAACCCTTCAGGCAAGGTGGTAACAGCCGAGGTTCCTTTGGGCGAGATGTTTGGCTACGCAACAGATCTGCGCAGCGCGACACAGGGGCGTGCGACTTACACCATGGAATTTTCCAAGTACGCAGAGGCGCCGGCTAACGTCGCTGAAGAAATTATTTCAAAAAACCGGTAA
- the fusA gene encoding elongation factor G, with amino-acid sequence MSDLNLYRNIGIFAHVDAGKTTTTERILKLTGKIHKTGEVHDGQATTDFMEQEQERGITIQSAATTCFWKDHRLNIIDTPGHVDFTVEVYRSLKVLDGGVGVFCGSGGVEPQSETNWRYANESEVARIIFVNKLDRVGADFYRVVEQVKDVLAANPLVMVLPIGREDDFIGVVDLLTRKAHVWPDPGNPEKFDIIDPPEDMLEAVEEWREKLIETAVEQDDDLMEQYLDGNEPSIEDIKRCVREGTRKLDFFPTYCGSAFKDKGVQVVLDAVVDYLPDPTEVDPQPLTDEAGEPTGEVATVSPDEPLRMLAFKIMDDRFGALTFVRVYSGLLKKGDTILNSFTGKTERIGRMVEMHANDRNELDSAQAGDIIAIVGMKNVQTGHTLCDPKHPCTLEAMVFPEPVISIAVAPKDKAGAEKMGIAIGKMVAEDPSFRVETDEDSGETILKGMGELHLDVKVDILKRTYGVELDVGKPQVAYRETITEAIEDSYTHKKQTGGSGQFGKIDYRIKPGESGSGYVFASSVVGGNVPKEFFPAIEKGFGSMMQEGPVAGFPVLDVEIELYDGAFHAVDSSAVAFELAARGAYRQSMSKAGPQLIEPIMKVDVFTPDDHVGDVIGDLNRRRGMIKDQDAGATGVRIKADVPLSEMFGYIGHLRTMTSGRGQFSMEFSHYLPCPQQVADDVVAEVEERKKAG; translated from the coding sequence ATGTCTGACTTAAATCTGTACCGAAATATAGGCATTTTTGCCCACGTGGATGCGGGCAAAACCACTACTACCGAACGTATCCTGAAGCTCACCGGCAAAATCCACAAAACAGGTGAGGTACATGACGGGCAGGCCACCACTGACTTTATGGAACAGGAACAGGAGCGAGGAATCACCATTCAGTCTGCCGCAACCACTTGCTTCTGGAAAGATCACCGCCTGAACATTATCGACACACCCGGGCACGTTGACTTCACGGTCGAAGTGTACCGCTCCCTCAAAGTCCTTGATGGCGGCGTAGGCGTGTTCTGTGGCTCTGGCGGCGTCGAGCCCCAGTCAGAGACCAACTGGCGATATGCCAATGAATCAGAAGTAGCCCGCATTATTTTCGTTAACAAACTGGATCGGGTCGGCGCAGATTTCTATCGCGTCGTAGAACAGGTCAAGGACGTTCTCGCTGCTAATCCATTGGTTATGGTACTCCCCATTGGGCGTGAAGATGACTTCATTGGAGTCGTAGACCTGTTAACCCGAAAGGCCCACGTCTGGCCGGATCCCGGCAATCCAGAAAAATTCGATATCATCGATCCTCCTGAGGACATGCTCGAGGCCGTTGAAGAGTGGCGTGAAAAGCTTATCGAAACTGCCGTTGAGCAGGACGACGATCTCATGGAGCAGTATCTGGACGGCAATGAACCCAGCATCGAGGATATCAAGCGCTGCGTCCGGGAAGGCACCCGAAAGCTGGACTTTTTCCCTACCTACTGCGGCTCTGCATTCAAGGACAAGGGCGTACAAGTCGTTCTGGACGCGGTAGTGGACTACCTGCCCGACCCCACCGAGGTAGATCCCCAGCCCTTGACCGACGAAGCCGGCGAGCCCACTGGTGAGGTGGCTACCGTTTCGCCCGACGAACCACTGCGTATGCTCGCATTCAAGATCATGGATGACCGATTCGGAGCGCTGACCTTCGTGCGCGTATACTCCGGACTACTGAAAAAGGGAGATACAATTCTTAACTCCTTTACCGGGAAAACTGAGCGTATCGGCCGCATGGTAGAAATGCATGCCAATGATCGCAATGAACTGGACAGCGCGCAGGCGGGTGACATTATTGCTATCGTGGGCATGAAAAACGTCCAGACCGGTCATACTCTCTGCGACCCCAAGCACCCCTGCACACTGGAAGCCATGGTATTCCCTGAGCCGGTAATCTCAATCGCCGTAGCGCCAAAGGATAAGGCCGGCGCAGAGAAGATGGGCATCGCGATAGGCAAGATGGTCGCAGAAGACCCCTCGTTCCGGGTTGAGACTGACGAAGACTCCGGTGAGACTATTCTGAAGGGCATGGGTGAGCTCCACCTCGACGTGAAAGTGGATATTCTCAAGCGTACCTACGGCGTAGAACTCGATGTCGGTAAGCCACAGGTGGCTTATCGCGAGACTATCACCGAGGCGATCGAGGACAGCTATACCCATAAGAAGCAAACGGGTGGTTCTGGTCAATTCGGCAAGATCGACTATCGCATCAAGCCCGGTGAATCCGGCTCCGGCTATGTATTTGCATCATCAGTGGTCGGCGGGAACGTACCCAAGGAATTCTTCCCGGCAATCGAGAAGGGCTTTGGCTCCATGATGCAAGAAGGGCCTGTCGCCGGCTTCCCCGTACTGGACGTCGAAATCGAGCTGTACGACGGCGCCTTCCACGCGGTCGACTCCTCAGCAGTAGCCTTCGAACTCGCCGCCAGGGGAGCCTACCGTCAGTCTATGAGCAAGGCGGGGCCCCAGCTGATCGAACCCATAATGAAGGTAGACGTGTTCACTCCGGACGATCACGTGGGTGACGTCATCGGTGACCTGAACCGCCGCCGCGGCATGATTAAGGATCAGGATGCAGGCGCGACCGGCGTACGCATCAAGGCCGACGTGCCTCTGTCAGAGATGTTCGGCTATATAGGCCACCTGCGTACCATGACATCTGGCCGCGGCCAGTTCTCTATGGAGTTTTCGCACTATCTGCCTTGCCCGCAACAGGTTGCAGATGATGTCGTCGCCGAAGTCGAGGAACGCAAGAAGGCGGGATAA
- the rpsL gene encoding 30S ribosomal protein S12 — MATINQLVRKPRKRKVEKSGVPALQSCPQRRGVCTRVYTTTPKKPNSALRKVCRVRLTNGYEVSSYIGGEGHNLQEHSVVLIRGGRVKDLPGVRYHTVRGSLDTSGVSDRRNGRSKYGAKRPK, encoded by the coding sequence ATGGCAACGATCAATCAATTGGTCCGTAAGCCCAGGAAACGGAAGGTAGAGAAAAGTGGTGTGCCTGCTCTTCAGAGCTGTCCGCAGCGACGTGGCGTGTGCACCCGTGTCTACACGACGACACCCAAGAAGCCGAACTCTGCGCTGCGAAAAGTCTGCCGTGTTCGACTGACCAATGGTTACGAGGTTTCCTCGTACATCGGTGGTGAGGGGCACAACCTGCAGGAGCACAGTGTGGTTTTGATCCGAGGTGGTCGTGTGAAGGATCTGCCTGGTGTGCGTTATCATACCGTTCGGGGCAGTCTGGACACCTCCGGTGTTTCTGACCGTCGCAACGGACGTTCCAAGTATGGAGCTAAACGACCCAAGTAA
- the rpoC gene encoding DNA-directed RNA polymerase subunit beta', translated as MKDLLNLLKSQGQNDEFDSIRIGLASPELIRSWSFGEVKKPETINYRTFKPERDGLFCAKIFGPVKDYECLCGKYKRLKHRGVICEKCGVEVALAKVRRERMGHIELASPVAHIWFLKSLPSRIGLLLDMNLRDIERVLYFESYVITDPGMTTLEQGQLLTDEQYYEAMEEFGDEFSAKMGAEAIQDLMMQLELSDEISSLREEIPETNSETKIKKLSKRLKLMEAFAGSGNKPEWMVLNVLPVLPPDLRPLVPLDGGRFATSDLNDLYRRVINRNNRLKRLLDLNAPDIIVRNEKRMLQESVDALLDNGRRGRAITGSNKRPLKSLADMIKGKQGRFRQNLLGKRVDYSGRSVIVVGPTLRLHQCGLPKKMALELFKPFIFGKLEARGLATTIKAAKKMVEREPPEVWDILAEVIREHPVLLNRAPTLHRLGIQAFEPVLIEGKAIQLHPLVCAAYNADFDGDQMAVHVPLTIEAQLEARALMMSTNNILSPASGEPIIVPSQDVVLGLYYMTRERVNAKGEGMVFANVSEVHRAYVSGHVHLQARVKVRIEEVEKTDEGETLERTFIGDTTVGRALLWEIVPKGIAFDMVNRSMAKKSISRIINQCYRMVGLKATVIFADKLMYTGYEYSTRSGASIGVNDFVIPEEKVELIDHAENEVKEIENQYAAGLVTQGEKYNKVIDIWSRANDLVSKSMMEGLSTEKVVNRDGKEEQQESFNAVYVYADSGARGSPAQIRQLAGMRGLMAKPDGSIIETPITANFREGLNVLQYFISTHGARKGLADTALKTANSGYLTRRLVDVAQDLVVTEVDCGTDRGLLMTPVIDGGDIIESLGDRVLGRIVGRDVIRPGTDDEIAITAGTMLDELWIKRLEEMGIDEVEVRSPITCETRHGICSTCYGRDLARGHQINMGEAVGVVAAQSIGEPGTQLTMRTFHIGGAASRATAQDNIEIMNDGTVRLHNLKTVDRADGDLVAVSRSGELSILDVRGRERERYKLPYGAILKVKDNQKVTKGSVVANWDPHTHPIITEVAGTAKFSGMEEGITIKRQTDDLTGLTSTSVIDAAERPAAGKDLRPAISLVDGKGKELCLANTNVPAHYFLPADSQVSLNDGAKINAGDIIARIPQEGSKTRDITGGLPRVADLFEARKPKEPAILAEISGTVSFGKETKGKRRLVITPVDGKPLPDGSDHYEALIPKWRQMSVFEGENVEKGEVVSEGAPSPHDILRLKGVEELAKYIVNEIQEVYRLQGVKINDKHIEVIVRQMLRKVVITSSGDSTLIKGEQVEYTTLLEENERLLAENLVPAAGDRELLGITKASLATESFISAASFQETTRVLTEAAVTGKRDYLRGLKENVVVGRLIPAGTGLAYHAERKRNRDAKNEVTVSAQEIEAALTEALMADD; from the coding sequence TTGAAAGACTTACTTAATCTGTTGAAGTCCCAGGGACAAAATGATGAATTCGATTCAATCCGGATTGGTCTGGCATCGCCGGAATTGATTCGCTCTTGGTCGTTTGGTGAAGTAAAGAAGCCGGAGACGATTAACTATCGCACGTTCAAGCCAGAGCGTGATGGTTTGTTTTGCGCCAAGATTTTTGGCCCGGTAAAAGACTATGAATGTCTGTGCGGTAAGTACAAGCGCCTCAAGCATCGCGGTGTTATATGCGAAAAATGTGGCGTGGAAGTTGCACTGGCTAAAGTGCGTCGTGAACGTATGGGGCATATCGAACTGGCGAGCCCCGTCGCGCACATCTGGTTCCTGAAGTCACTGCCCTCTCGCATTGGTTTATTGCTGGATATGAACCTGCGAGATATTGAGCGTGTGCTGTACTTCGAATCCTATGTGATAACTGATCCAGGGATGACGACTCTGGAGCAGGGTCAGCTGTTGACTGACGAACAGTATTACGAAGCGATGGAAGAGTTCGGCGATGAGTTTTCCGCCAAGATGGGCGCCGAGGCGATTCAGGACCTCATGATGCAGCTGGAACTTAGTGACGAAATAAGCAGTCTTCGTGAAGAGATACCGGAAACGAACTCCGAGACAAAGATCAAGAAGCTGTCTAAGCGTCTTAAGTTGATGGAAGCCTTCGCCGGCTCTGGCAATAAGCCCGAGTGGATGGTTCTGAATGTTCTGCCAGTACTTCCGCCGGACCTGCGGCCGCTGGTGCCGCTGGACGGCGGTCGATTCGCAACATCGGACCTCAATGACCTCTATCGTCGTGTGATCAACCGCAACAATCGTCTTAAGCGGCTACTCGACCTCAATGCGCCGGACATTATCGTGCGCAATGAAAAGCGGATGTTGCAGGAATCTGTAGACGCGCTTTTGGACAATGGTCGTCGCGGTCGCGCGATCACCGGCTCAAACAAGCGTCCACTTAAGTCTCTGGCCGACATGATCAAGGGCAAGCAGGGACGTTTCCGTCAGAACTTGCTTGGTAAGCGCGTAGACTACTCCGGCCGTTCAGTCATCGTGGTGGGTCCCACCCTGAGATTGCACCAGTGTGGTTTGCCCAAGAAGATGGCGCTGGAGCTGTTTAAGCCCTTCATCTTTGGAAAACTCGAGGCACGTGGTCTGGCGACTACTATCAAGGCCGCCAAGAAGATGGTCGAGCGCGAGCCGCCCGAAGTTTGGGATATCCTGGCGGAAGTAATTCGAGAGCACCCCGTTCTCCTGAACCGAGCCCCGACCCTGCACCGTTTGGGTATTCAGGCTTTTGAGCCAGTGCTTATTGAAGGTAAGGCGATCCAATTGCACCCTCTGGTTTGTGCTGCCTACAATGCCGATTTTGACGGCGACCAGATGGCTGTGCATGTACCCTTGACTATCGAGGCGCAACTGGAAGCTCGCGCTTTGATGATGTCTACCAACAACATTCTCTCTCCTGCCAGTGGTGAGCCAATCATCGTGCCCTCTCAGGACGTGGTATTAGGCCTCTACTACATGACCCGTGAGCGCGTAAACGCCAAGGGTGAGGGCATGGTCTTTGCCAATGTGTCGGAGGTTCATCGCGCCTATGTCAGCGGGCATGTGCACCTACAGGCACGCGTGAAAGTACGGATTGAAGAAGTCGAGAAAACGGATGAGGGAGAAACTTTAGAACGCACCTTCATTGGCGATACTACCGTTGGCCGAGCCTTGCTTTGGGAAATCGTACCCAAGGGAATCGCCTTCGATATGGTAAACCGGAGCATGGCCAAGAAGTCCATCTCACGTATCATCAACCAGTGCTATCGTATGGTAGGCCTCAAAGCTACTGTCATCTTCGCAGATAAGCTGATGTATACCGGTTACGAGTACTCCACTCGCTCAGGCGCCTCTATTGGTGTGAATGATTTTGTCATTCCGGAGGAAAAGGTAGAACTGATCGATCACGCCGAGAACGAAGTAAAAGAGATCGAAAATCAGTACGCTGCGGGCCTCGTAACCCAGGGCGAGAAGTACAACAAGGTGATCGATATCTGGTCGCGGGCCAACGATCTCGTATCTAAATCTATGATGGAAGGCCTGTCTACCGAAAAAGTGGTCAACCGGGATGGCAAGGAAGAGCAGCAGGAATCATTCAATGCTGTTTACGTCTACGCCGACTCCGGTGCACGGGGTTCTCCTGCCCAGATTCGCCAGTTGGCGGGTATGCGTGGCTTGATGGCAAAGCCGGACGGCTCCATCATTGAGACGCCGATTACTGCTAACTTCCGTGAGGGATTGAACGTACTGCAGTACTTTATCTCTACTCACGGAGCTCGTAAGGGTCTGGCTGATACAGCGTTGAAAACAGCGAACTCTGGTTATTTGACGCGACGCCTGGTTGATGTTGCTCAGGATCTGGTGGTCACCGAGGTCGACTGTGGCACGGACAGAGGATTGTTGATGACGCCAGTTATCGATGGCGGAGACATCATCGAGTCTTTGGGTGACAGGGTGTTGGGTCGTATTGTGGGGCGAGATGTTATTCGCCCGGGTACAGACGACGAAATTGCTATCACCGCGGGCACAATGCTGGACGAATTGTGGATTAAGCGCCTTGAAGAAATGGGTATTGACGAGGTCGAGGTTCGTTCCCCCATCACCTGTGAAACTCGCCATGGTATTTGTAGCACCTGCTACGGTCGTGACCTGGCGCGTGGTCACCAGATCAATATGGGTGAGGCTGTCGGTGTTGTTGCGGCACAGTCCATCGGCGAACCCGGCACACAGCTAACCATGCGGACCTTCCACATTGGTGGTGCGGCATCCAGGGCGACTGCTCAGGACAATATTGAGATTATGAATGACGGTACGGTTCGTCTGCACAACCTGAAAACAGTTGACCGCGCCGATGGCGATCTGGTGGCTGTTAGCCGCTCTGGTGAGTTATCTATTCTTGATGTACGTGGTCGCGAGCGTGAGCGCTACAAGCTGCCCTATGGCGCGATCCTGAAAGTAAAGGACAATCAGAAAGTGACCAAGGGTTCAGTGGTTGCTAACTGGGATCCTCATACTCACCCAATCATCACCGAGGTGGCTGGTACGGCCAAGTTCAGTGGTATGGAAGAGGGCATCACCATCAAGCGGCAGACGGATGACCTGACGGGTCTCACCAGTACGTCTGTGATCGATGCAGCTGAACGCCCTGCTGCGGGCAAGGACCTACGCCCCGCCATCAGCTTGGTGGATGGCAAAGGTAAGGAGTTATGCCTGGCGAACACCAACGTGCCCGCGCACTACTTCCTGCCTGCCGATTCACAGGTGAGCTTGAATGACGGTGCCAAAATCAATGCCGGTGACATTATTGCGCGGATTCCGCAGGAAGGTTCCAAGACCCGTGATATCACAGGTGGTCTGCCGCGGGTTGCTGACCTTTTCGAGGCTCGAAAGCCGAAGGAGCCCGCAATTCTGGCAGAGATATCGGGCACGGTTAGCTTCGGTAAGGAGACCAAGGGCAAGCGTCGTCTGGTCATTACGCCTGTCGACGGCAAACCGCTGCCAGACGGCTCTGATCACTACGAGGCACTGATTCCCAAGTGGCGACAGATGTCGGTGTTTGAGGGCGAGAACGTGGAGAAGGGTGAAGTCGTATCGGAAGGCGCACCCAGCCCCCACGATATTCTGCGCCTGAAAGGAGTGGAGGAGCTTGCCAAGTATATCGTTAATGAAATCCAGGAGGTTTACCGTCTGCAGGGCGTGAAAATCAACGATAAGCACATTGAGGTGATTGTTCGCCAAATGTTGCGCAAGGTTGTTATCACCTCATCGGGCGATTCTACCTTGATAAAGGGTGAGCAAGTGGAGTACACGACCTTGCTGGAAGAGAACGAGCGTCTGCTGGCAGAAAATCTTGTTCCGGCTGCCGGCGATCGAGAGTTGCTGGGCATTACAAAGGCTTCACTCGCAACGGAGAGCTTCATTTCTGCTGCGTCGTTCCAGGAAACCACCCGGGTGCTTACCGAGGCGGCGGTCACAGGCAAGCGAGATTACTTGCGCGGCCTGAAGGAAAACGTTGTCGTCGGACGTCTCATCCCGGCAGGTACCGGTCTGGCTTATCACGCGGAGCGCAAGCGCAACCGCGATGCCAAAAACGAAGTGACGGTATCGGCACAGGAGATCGAAGCGGCACTTACAGAGGCGCTGATGGCGGACGATTAA
- the rpsG gene encoding 30S ribosomal protein S7 produces the protein MPRRRVVAKREVLPDPKYGNVTLAKFMNHVMVSGKKSVAETIVYGALDIVHDKLNKDPLEAFDEALENIAPMVEVKARRVGGATYQVPVEVRPARRIALSMRWLVEYARNRGEKSMRQRLAGEIIDASQGKGNAVKKREDVHRMAEANKAFSHYRF, from the coding sequence ATGCCTCGAAGACGAGTAGTCGCCAAGAGAGAAGTCCTGCCGGATCCCAAGTATGGCAATGTCACACTGGCAAAGTTCATGAACCACGTCATGGTCAGTGGCAAGAAGTCGGTAGCAGAGACCATTGTTTACGGTGCTCTCGATATTGTTCACGATAAGCTGAACAAAGACCCGCTGGAAGCCTTTGATGAAGCCCTGGAAAATATCGCCCCGATGGTCGAGGTGAAGGCCCGCCGCGTCGGTGGAGCTACATATCAGGTGCCCGTTGAAGTACGCCCCGCCCGTCGGATAGCACTGTCTATGCGTTGGTTAGTGGAGTACGCACGCAACCGCGGTGAAAAATCGATGCGTCAGCGCCTCGCCGGCGAAATTATCGATGCGTCTCAGGGCAAGGGTAATGCGGTTAAGAAGCGCGAAGACGTTCACCGTATGGCGGAAGCGAATAAGGCGTTCTCTCACTACCGCTTCTAA